The following DNA comes from Thermovenabulum gondwanense.
TTTGGATCAAAAGAAACTTGTCGTTTTATCCGGAATTGTTATAGGTGCTATAGCTGTAATTTTGACAAAACTGGGTAACCCTGCTAATATGGGTATGTGTGTGGCGTGTTTTATTAGAGATATTGCAGGTGGATTGGGGCTTCACAGGGCGGAGGTGGTGCAGTATTTAAGACCCGAAGTGCCCGGTTTTATTTTAGGGTCATTCCTTATTTCCTTAGCCTATGGGGAATTTAATGCCCGTGGAGGGTCGGCAACCTTAACCCGATTTATAATTGGCTTTTTCGTAATGGTAGGGGCTCTTGTGTTTTTGGGCTGCCCGCTTAGAATGGTTTTAAGGCTATCCGCTGGAGACCTCAATGCTTTCTTTGCTTTTCTTGGGTTTGCATCGGGAATCTACTACGGTTTAATTTTTATAAAGAAGGGTTTTTCCCTTGGCAGAAGTTATAGGCTTTCAAAGGGCAACGGTTATATAATGCCTATTATAGCAGTTGTACTCCTCATACTGGTATTAGTGGCTCCATCCTTTATATTTTTCAGCGCCAAAGGCCCTGGCTCCATGAGAGCCCCTTTTATAATCTCCCTTGCTGCGGGTTTAATTGTAGGAGCATTGGCA
Coding sequences within:
- the yedE gene encoding YedE family putative selenium transporter — translated: MDQKKLVVLSGIVIGAIAVILTKLGNPANMGMCVACFIRDIAGGLGLHRAEVVQYLRPEVPGFILGSFLISLAYGEFNARGGSATLTRFIIGFFVMVGALVFLGCPLRMVLRLSAGDLNAFFAFLGFASGIYYGLIFIKKGFSLGRSYRLSKGNGYIMPIIAVVLLILVLVAPSFIFFSAKGPGSMRAPFIISLAAGLIVGALAQRSRLCMAGGIRDIFLLKDFHLFSGFVGIFVAGLILNIAFGKFKLGFAQQPIAHTMELWNFLGMFLAGFGSILLGGCPLRQCILSGEGDTDAGAAFLGMLVGAAFSHNFGISASVQGVGTNGKIAVITGILLLTAIALLNIPAVMNVRKEGESSWQAKSM